From the genome of Danio rerio strain Tuebingen ecotype United States chromosome 2, GRCz12tu, whole genome shotgun sequence, one region includes:
- the pdca gene encoding phosducin a, whose product MSESPEIEELPATQTGPKGVIHDWRKFKLESEDHESIPSNKRELLRQMSNPKSSDDPREKVNRKMSVQEYEMIQEEDEQCLRKYRKQCMQDMHERLSFGPKFDSVFDLESGEAFLDVIENEHRLTLVVVHIYEDGIRGCDALNNCLTCLAAEYSTVKFCRIRASATGAGERFSEDVLPTLLVYKAGEMLGNFLCVTKHMNEEFFATDVENFLNEYGLLPEKEFAASPDEEENADVE is encoded by the exons ATGTCAGAGTCACCTGAGATTGAGGAACTACCAGCAACCcagacag GGCCAAAAGGTGTCATCCATGATTGGAGGAAGTTTAAACTTGAGAGTGAAGACCATGAAAGTATCCCTTCCAACAAGAGAGAGCTCCTCAGACAGATGTCCAACCCTAAATCCAGTGATGACCCACGGGAAAAAGTGAACCGCAAG ATGAGCGTTCAAGAATACGAGATGATCCAAGAAGAGGACGAACAGTGTCTCCGTAAGTATCGCAAGCAGTGCATGCAGGATATGCACGAGCGCCTGAGTTTCGGGCCCAAGTTTGATTCTGTGTTTGATCTGGAGAGCGGAGAGGCCTTTCTGGATGTCATCGAGAATGAGCATCGCCTGACCCTAGTGGTGGTGCACATCTATGAGGATGGGATAAGAGGTTGTGATGCCCTCAACAACTGCTTGACTTGCCTGGCAGCCGAATATTCCACCGTCAAATTCTGCCGAATTCGAGCCTCAGCCACAGGAGCGGGTGAGCGTTTTTCAGAGGACGTTCTGCCCACACTGCTGGTCTACAAGGCTGGAGAGATGCTGGGCAACTTCCTATGTGTTACAAAGCACATGAACGAGGAGTTCTTCGCCACAGACGTGGAGAACTTCCTAAATGAGTACGGCCTGCTGCCAGAGAAAGAGTTTGCAGCAAGTCCTGATGAAGAAGAGAATGCCGATGTGGAATAA